From Haloarcula hispanica ATCC 33960, the proteins below share one genomic window:
- a CDS encoding acyl-CoA dehydrogenase family protein, translating into MAFSLTAEQTAVREAVREFGENEIEPLGKECDREKRYPAELMEQAAQYDLIAPEVPEKYGGAGMDSLTGVVVTEELWRADPGIGSAIGSRGFGSSMIQKYGDEWMKEEWLPKITSGESACASAISEPAHGSNVAGIETYAERDADGWVLNGNKMWITNGTVADVMVVMAKTDPDAGHEGISAFLVPTDTDGLQAEKIDNKLGIRASDLAEISIDDVRVPEENLVGEEGAGFYQLMDFFASGRANVAAQAVGTAQAAIDDSVQYANEREQFGQPISEFQAIEHKIAEMATNVEAARSLTYRAASAIDEDNLDVATKWASMAKLFASEHAVDVADEAIQVHGGAGYVTDHNVERYYRDARITKIYEGTSEIQKNIIADRVL; encoded by the coding sequence ATGGCGTTTAGCTTGACGGCCGAGCAGACGGCAGTCCGAGAAGCGGTGCGTGAATTCGGCGAAAACGAGATCGAGCCGCTCGGAAAGGAATGCGACAGGGAGAAGCGCTACCCGGCGGAACTGATGGAGCAGGCGGCACAGTACGACCTCATCGCGCCGGAAGTCCCCGAGAAGTACGGCGGCGCGGGGATGGACAGCCTCACTGGCGTCGTCGTCACCGAGGAACTCTGGCGGGCCGACCCGGGTATCGGGAGCGCCATCGGCTCCCGTGGCTTCGGGTCGAGCATGATTCAGAAGTACGGCGACGAGTGGATGAAAGAGGAGTGGCTGCCGAAAATCACCAGCGGCGAGTCGGCGTGTGCCAGCGCTATCAGCGAACCCGCCCACGGCTCGAACGTGGCCGGCATCGAGACCTACGCCGAGCGCGACGCTGACGGCTGGGTCCTCAACGGCAACAAGATGTGGATTACCAACGGCACCGTCGCCGACGTAATGGTCGTGATGGCCAAGACCGATCCCGACGCCGGCCACGAGGGCATCAGCGCGTTCCTCGTGCCGACGGATACCGACGGCCTGCAGGCAGAGAAAATCGACAACAAGCTCGGCATCCGCGCGTCAGATCTGGCCGAAATCAGCATCGACGACGTTCGCGTGCCCGAGGAGAACCTCGTCGGCGAGGAGGGCGCTGGCTTCTACCAGCTGATGGACTTCTTCGCGAGCGGGCGAGCGAATGTCGCCGCACAGGCTGTCGGCACCGCTCAGGCCGCCATCGACGACTCAGTTCAGTACGCGAACGAGCGCGAGCAGTTCGGCCAGCCGATCAGTGAGTTTCAGGCCATCGAACACAAGATCGCTGAGATGGCGACCAACGTCGAGGCCGCGCGGTCGCTCACCTACCGCGCTGCCAGCGCCATCGACGAGGACAATCTCGACGTTGCGACGAAGTGGGCCAGCATGGCGAAGCTCTTCGCCAGCGAGCACGCCGTCGACGTGGCCGACGAGGCGATTCAGGTCCATGGCGGTGCGGGCTACGTCACCGACCACAACGTCGAGCGGTACTACCGCGACGCCCGAATCACCAAAATCTACGAGGGGACCAGCGAGATTCAGAAGAACATCATCGCCGACCGCGTGCTGTAA
- a CDS encoding acyl-CoA dehydrogenase family protein, with protein MISFTDSEAATELAERARALMDEVVIPRERELAGGTAISDATVRDLRAAAREYDVYAPQIPEEHGGMGYDFRDVLPTFEEAGRSLLGPIAMRVDAPDEGNMHLLEMQGTDLQKSEYLDPLVEGEIQSGFAMTEPMQGAGSDPKMIRTTAQKDGDEWVIDGHKWWTTGGVDADILLVFARTDEDVHPYEGCSVFIVPADADGVDIVRNVPHMGSQGDPKGHAEIEFNGVRVPEEHLLGEEGNGFQHVQQRLGPARLTHCMRFSGMAERALSIAKAYTTERQAFGDSVADKQHVRFEIAEQETQIQAARALVRAAADAISAGQEARVEVSMSKVFAARATQDAIDTAVQFCGGNGIGRDLPLADFYELVRTFRIVDGADEVHLRTIAREAFEDVDSEELEPVRRYRE; from the coding sequence ATGATATCGTTCACCGATTCCGAGGCCGCGACTGAACTCGCCGAGCGCGCCAGAGCGTTGATGGACGAGGTCGTCATTCCGCGGGAGCGCGAACTCGCAGGCGGGACCGCGATCTCGGACGCGACGGTTCGGGACCTCCGCGCGGCCGCGCGAGAGTACGACGTGTACGCCCCCCAAATCCCCGAGGAACACGGTGGTATGGGCTATGACTTCCGGGACGTGTTGCCGACGTTCGAGGAAGCGGGTCGAAGCCTCCTCGGCCCGATTGCGATGCGGGTGGACGCGCCCGACGAGGGGAACATGCACCTGCTGGAGATGCAAGGGACGGACCTCCAGAAATCGGAGTACCTCGACCCGCTCGTCGAGGGCGAGATACAGTCCGGCTTCGCGATGACGGAGCCGATGCAGGGCGCGGGCTCTGACCCGAAGATGATACGCACCACGGCGCAGAAGGATGGCGACGAGTGGGTCATCGACGGCCACAAGTGGTGGACGACCGGTGGCGTCGACGCCGACATCCTGCTCGTCTTTGCCCGGACGGACGAGGACGTGCACCCGTATGAAGGGTGTTCAGTGTTCATCGTCCCGGCCGACGCCGACGGCGTGGACATCGTTCGGAACGTCCCGCACATGGGCAGCCAGGGCGACCCGAAGGGCCACGCCGAAATCGAGTTCAACGGCGTTCGCGTCCCCGAGGAGCACCTGCTGGGCGAGGAAGGCAACGGCTTCCAGCACGTCCAGCAACGCCTCGGCCCGGCGCGACTCACCCACTGTATGCGCTTCTCGGGGATGGCCGAGCGGGCGCTGTCCATCGCCAAGGCCTACACCACCGAACGGCAGGCCTTCGGCGACTCCGTGGCCGACAAACAGCACGTCCGCTTTGAAATCGCCGAACAGGAGACACAGATTCAGGCCGCGCGGGCGCTGGTCCGGGCCGCCGCGGACGCCATCTCCGCCGGGCAGGAGGCCCGCGTCGAGGTGTCGATGAGCAAGGTGTTCGCCGCCCGGGCGACACAGGACGCCATCGACACCGCGGTCCAGTTCTGTGGCGGCAACGGCATCGGCCGGGACCTCCCGCTGGCGGATTTCTACGAACTGGTCAGGACGTTCCGCATCGTCGACGGGGCCGACGAGGTTCACCTGCGTACCATCGCCCGCGAGGCGTTCGAGGACGTGGACAGCGAGGAACTGGAGCCAGTCCGTCGCTACCGGGAGTAG
- a CDS encoding ABC transporter ATP-binding protein, translating into MSDPLLEIADLDVYYSKSQALDGVSLTVERGEIGGIIGPNGAGKTTLLDAVAGFLDYDGTIRFNGRDVADLDPQQLVTDGLVYCTEDRDLFPFFSVHENLRMGAQFREDRDAVRADLDMVYDLFPRLDDRRDQEAQTMSGGEQQMLAVGRALMGDPELLVLDEPTLGLAPVIIDDISDAIETLNEQGQTLLLVEQNATFALRHAHRLSLLESGRVELSGSATAFRDNDYITEAYVGIH; encoded by the coding sequence ATGAGCGACCCACTGCTCGAAATCGCGGACCTCGACGTGTACTACAGCAAGTCTCAGGCGCTTGACGGCGTCTCACTGACCGTCGAGCGAGGGGAAATCGGTGGCATCATCGGCCCCAACGGCGCAGGAAAGACGACGCTGTTGGATGCCGTCGCCGGCTTCCTCGACTACGACGGGACGATTCGGTTCAACGGGCGAGACGTGGCCGACCTCGACCCACAGCAGTTGGTCACCGACGGCCTCGTCTACTGTACCGAGGACCGCGACCTGTTCCCGTTTTTCTCGGTCCACGAGAACCTGCGCATGGGCGCGCAGTTCCGCGAGGACCGCGATGCCGTCCGGGCCGACCTGGACATGGTGTATGACCTGTTCCCGCGGCTCGACGACCGCCGGGACCAGGAGGCCCAGACCATGAGCGGCGGCGAACAGCAGATGCTGGCCGTCGGACGGGCGCTGATGGGCGACCCAGAGTTACTCGTTCTCGATGAACCGACGCTCGGGCTGGCTCCCGTCATCATCGACGACATCAGCGACGCTATCGAGACGCTGAACGAGCAGGGCCAGACGCTCCTGCTCGTCGAGCAGAACGCCACGTTCGCGCTACGCCACGCCCACCGGCTCTCGCTGCTGGAATCCGGTCGGGTCGAGCTCAGTGGCTCCGCCACAGCGTTCCGGGACAACGACTACATCACGGAGGCGTACGTCGGTATCCATTGA
- a CDS encoding SDR family NAD(P)-dependent oxidoreductase encodes MPEMSEAMSKPHTERFSLKGQRAIITGASSGIGRAIAEEFAADGADVVVCSREQDNVGPVADEINDSDRPGEAVAIECDVTDREAVEALVEATVDEFGGLDVLVNNAGASFMAGFDDISENGWKTIVDINLHGTYHCTQAAGDALADGDGGAVINLSSVAGEQGAPYMSHYGAAKAGVSNLTSTLSAEWADRDIRINCIAPGFVATPGVESQMGVSADNIDREAVERRIGLSEEIADIARFLASPASSYIVGQTITAAGVPRLEETPDI; translated from the coding sequence ATGCCCGAGATGTCAGAAGCGATGTCAAAGCCACACACGGAGCGGTTTAGCCTGAAGGGTCAGCGGGCGATTATCACGGGCGCATCGAGCGGCATCGGCCGAGCAATCGCGGAGGAGTTCGCTGCCGACGGGGCCGACGTGGTTGTCTGCTCGCGCGAGCAGGACAACGTCGGCCCCGTCGCCGACGAGATCAACGACAGCGACCGGCCCGGCGAGGCGGTCGCTATCGAATGCGACGTGACAGACCGCGAGGCCGTCGAGGCGCTGGTGGAGGCGACCGTCGACGAGTTCGGCGGGCTGGACGTGCTCGTGAACAACGCCGGCGCGAGCTTCATGGCCGGGTTCGACGACATCAGCGAGAACGGCTGGAAGACCATCGTCGACATCAACCTCCACGGGACCTACCACTGCACGCAGGCGGCCGGCGACGCGCTGGCCGACGGCGACGGCGGGGCGGTCATCAATCTCTCCAGCGTCGCCGGCGAACAGGGCGCGCCGTACATGAGCCACTACGGGGCCGCCAAGGCCGGCGTCAGCAACCTCACGTCGACGCTGTCGGCGGAGTGGGCTGACCGCGATATCCGGATCAACTGCATCGCACCGGGCTTCGTCGCCACGCCGGGCGTCGAGTCACAGATGGGCGTCAGCGCCGACAACATCGACCGCGAGGCCGTCGAGCGCCGCATCGGCCTCTCCGAGGAAATCGCCGACATCGCGCGGTTCCTCGCCAGCCCGGCGTCGTCGTACATCGTCGGCCAGACCATCACCGCCGCCGGCGTCCCGCGGCTCGAAGAGACGCCCGACATCTGA
- a CDS encoding aldo/keto reductase, whose translation MNRRQLGTTGYDVTAVGLGTWNIGGDWGDVSAEEGRETIRTALDAGVRFIDTADVYGDGFSEQRIADVLDEREVRDEVTVATKAGRRLDPHTAERYNYDNLSEHVDRSREYLGTDTLELLQLHCPPTDAYYRPETFDALARLKDEGKVEHCGVSVERVEEALKAIEYPGVETVQIIFNMFRQRPAELFFEEAKRRDIGVIVRVPLASGLLTGKLSRDMEFPENDHRNFNIEGEAFDRGETFAGLPVDAGFDAVDDLREHVPERMTMAQMALRWILDHDAVSTVIPGSTSPEHVRANAAVSDMDPLSNQVHGAVRDIYEAYVFDDVHHRW comes from the coding sequence GTGAACCGACGACAGTTAGGGACGACAGGGTACGACGTGACAGCTGTCGGACTTGGGACTTGGAATATCGGTGGTGACTGGGGCGACGTCTCGGCGGAGGAAGGCCGAGAAACGATCCGGACCGCGCTCGATGCTGGCGTCCGTTTCATCGACACCGCCGACGTGTACGGTGACGGCTTCAGCGAACAGCGCATCGCCGACGTGCTCGACGAACGCGAGGTCCGCGACGAGGTGACCGTCGCGACGAAGGCCGGTCGCCGACTCGACCCCCATACGGCCGAGCGCTACAACTACGACAACCTCTCCGAGCACGTCGACCGCTCGCGGGAGTACCTCGGGACCGACACGCTGGAACTCCTGCAACTGCACTGTCCGCCGACAGACGCCTACTACCGGCCCGAGACGTTCGACGCCCTGGCGCGGCTGAAAGACGAGGGGAAAGTCGAGCACTGCGGCGTCAGCGTCGAACGCGTCGAGGAAGCACTGAAAGCTATCGAGTATCCCGGCGTCGAGACTGTCCAGATAATCTTCAACATGTTCCGCCAGCGACCCGCGGAGCTGTTCTTCGAGGAGGCCAAGCGCCGCGACATCGGCGTCATCGTCCGTGTCCCGCTGGCCTCCGGACTCTTGACTGGCAAGCTCTCCCGGGACATGGAGTTCCCCGAGAACGACCACCGGAACTTCAACATCGAGGGCGAGGCGTTCGACCGCGGCGAAACCTTCGCCGGCCTCCCGGTGGACGCGGGCTTCGACGCCGTCGACGACCTCCGCGAGCACGTCCCCGAGCGGATGACGATGGCCCAGATGGCGTTGCGCTGGATTCTGGACCACGACGCGGTGTCGACCGTCATCCCCGGCTCGACCTCGCCGGAGCACGTCCGGGCGAACGCAGCAGTCAGCGACATGGACCCGCTCTCGAATCAGGTCCATGGTGCGGTGCGTGACATCTACGAGGCGTACGTCTTCGACGACGTCCACCACCGCTGGTAA
- a CDS encoding MaoC family dehydratase, which yields MAGEFETVEVGEGFTTSGRTITEADVVNFAGVSGDFNHLHTNAERMADSGYGERIAHGALVFSVVTGLLWQARDEAEKRHMVAFYGLDRLRFVKPVFLGDTVHVEAEIVDKERRDHPVATGVVRTEVTALNQADEAVFSAEFLTLRR from the coding sequence ATGGCCGGTGAGTTCGAAACCGTCGAGGTTGGCGAGGGATTCACCACGTCGGGGCGAACCATCACCGAGGCCGACGTGGTCAACTTCGCCGGTGTCAGCGGGGACTTCAATCACCTCCACACGAACGCAGAGCGGATGGCCGACTCGGGGTACGGTGAGCGTATCGCCCACGGCGCACTGGTGTTTTCAGTCGTCACCGGACTGCTGTGGCAGGCCCGCGACGAGGCCGAAAAGCGGCACATGGTCGCGTTCTACGGGCTCGACCGCCTCCGGTTCGTCAAGCCGGTGTTTCTGGGGGATACGGTTCACGTCGAGGCCGAGATCGTCGACAAGGAGCGGCGAGACCACCCGGTTGCGACGGGCGTCGTCCGGACCGAAGTCACCGCGCTGAATCAGGCCGACGAAGCCGTCTTCTCGGCCGAGTTCCTGACGCTCCGGCGGTAG
- a CDS encoding branched-chain amino acid ABC transporter permease, with translation MLGDIASVIVDGALISAVYALIAIGFTMVFGVGGVLNLAHGALIMAGAYTYLSLVSDSILASVTLPPIVAFPLTIVVVGLISYGLYVVLVRTIEENVVITFLATIVVAIAFTELVTLVFHAQPYQYSVVPGVLQVQALGTRILYVELAAFVVSWVAMGLLWYYVTKTDSGRSIRATSMSERGAMLTGVDVSGVRARTWLVAGGLAGIAGVFLGGIGAAEPTMWLEPLALAFIIVVVGGIGSIKGSVAAAYIVGYLQTATGQFLGQSVRGIMSLVVLVVVLLVLPQGLYGTEFVHE, from the coding sequence ATGCTGGGCGACATTGCCAGCGTCATCGTCGACGGCGCGCTCATCAGCGCCGTCTACGCCCTGATCGCTATCGGCTTCACCATGGTGTTTGGCGTCGGCGGCGTGTTGAACCTCGCCCACGGTGCGCTGATAATGGCCGGCGCGTACACCTACCTGAGTCTCGTCTCGGACAGCATCCTCGCGAGCGTGACGCTGCCTCCGATAGTCGCGTTCCCGCTCACTATCGTCGTCGTCGGCCTCATCTCCTACGGCCTCTACGTCGTGTTAGTTCGGACCATCGAGGAGAACGTCGTCATCACGTTCCTCGCGACCATCGTGGTCGCCATCGCCTTCACCGAACTCGTCACGCTCGTGTTCCACGCGCAACCCTACCAGTACAGCGTGGTGCCGGGCGTGCTGCAGGTCCAGGCGCTCGGGACCCGAATCCTGTACGTCGAACTCGCGGCCTTTGTCGTCTCGTGGGTCGCGATGGGGCTGCTCTGGTACTACGTCACCAAGACCGACAGCGGGCGGTCGATACGCGCCACCTCGATGAGCGAGCGCGGGGCCATGCTTACCGGCGTTGATGTGTCCGGCGTGCGTGCCCGCACGTGGCTCGTCGCGGGCGGTTTGGCCGGCATCGCCGGCGTGTTCTTAGGTGGCATCGGGGCGGCCGAACCGACGATGTGGCTGGAACCGCTCGCGCTCGCGTTCATCATCGTCGTCGTGGGCGGCATCGGCTCCATCAAGGGGTCGGTCGCCGCGGCCTACATCGTCGGCTACCTGCAGACGGCGACCGGACAGTTCCTCGGACAGAGCGTCCGCGGCATCATGTCGCTGGTGGTCCTCGTGGTCGTCCTGCTGGTGCTGCCACAGGGCCTGTACGGCACGGAGTTCGTCCATGAGTGA
- a CDS encoding branched-chain amino acid ABC transporter permease, with protein sequence MSDREQTGRGIGRLVGRVESVLRDSLLAQGAGVIGAVGQPAERLLWPVAERYNRTLGKRFGEITGLQLLLLLVAFGGLVTAPLWGQDYLRPLTLGAVWAVFAMGWDIQSGYTGYISFGHSALSGAAGYTTGLLVLHLNPELSLFVTVPLSILATTVLGLAIAVPSLRLRGPYFSLVTFVTVLLFYRLTKALSHWTNGLRGIRVDVFTYDLTLQYYMVVVPMLAVAATLTYVGRSDVGTVLVAIRENEDAVSAAGVDPTKFKLWSFVLSAVPMGIGGVLLAHVNAGVDPQTFVIVDNSIQMIAMAVIGGMSSILGPLGGAFLFVGLRDVFLVGLGEELRWLALWLLVLLVLVFARDGLFRLLWRALGALGGDRR encoded by the coding sequence ATGAGTGACCGAGAGCAGACCGGCCGAGGTATCGGCCGACTCGTTGGCCGCGTCGAATCGGTCCTGAGAGACAGCCTCCTCGCCCAGGGGGCCGGCGTCATCGGAGCGGTCGGCCAGCCAGCGGAGCGGCTGCTCTGGCCGGTCGCCGAGCGGTACAACCGGACACTCGGCAAACGCTTCGGCGAAATTACCGGCCTGCAGTTGTTGCTGTTGCTGGTAGCTTTTGGCGGTCTCGTCACCGCGCCGCTGTGGGGCCAGGACTACCTCAGGCCGCTCACGCTCGGCGCGGTGTGGGCCGTCTTCGCGATGGGGTGGGACATCCAGAGCGGCTACACCGGCTACATCAGTTTCGGCCACTCGGCGCTGTCGGGGGCGGCCGGCTACACGACCGGCTTGCTGGTGCTCCATCTGAATCCGGAGCTATCGCTGTTTGTCACAGTCCCGCTGTCGATACTCGCGACGACGGTGCTGGGGCTGGCCATCGCCGTCCCCTCGCTCCGGCTCCGTGGCCCGTATTTCTCGCTCGTCACCTTCGTCACCGTCCTGCTGTTCTACCGGCTGACGAAGGCGCTAAGTCACTGGACGAACGGCCTGCGGGGCATCCGCGTCGACGTGTTCACCTACGACCTGACGCTGCAGTACTACATGGTCGTGGTGCCGATGCTCGCGGTTGCGGCCACGCTGACCTACGTCGGGCGCTCCGACGTGGGCACTGTGCTGGTCGCGATTCGCGAGAACGAGGACGCCGTCTCCGCGGCCGGCGTAGACCCGACGAAGTTCAAGCTCTGGTCGTTCGTGCTGAGCGCCGTCCCGATGGGTATCGGCGGCGTCTTGCTCGCCCACGTCAACGCGGGCGTGGACCCACAGACGTTCGTCATCGTGGACAACAGCATCCAGATGATAGCGATGGCAGTCATCGGCGGCATGAGCTCGATTCTGGGACCGCTCGGCGGCGCGTTCCTGTTCGTCGGACTCCGGGACGTGTTCCTCGTCGGCCTTGGCGAGGAACTGCGCTGGCTCGCCCTCTGGCTGCTGGTCCTCCTCGTGCTGGTGTTCGCCCGCGACGGACTGTTCCGTCTCCTCTGGCGTGCACTCGGCGCGCTGGGAGGTGACCGACGGTGA
- a CDS encoding HAD family hydrolase → MSESPDVEAVFWDIGGVILRMESVRAAHREFVERLCAEYPATAAADAALEQWRSVLGTYFGERDGTAFRPAREGYRLAVDEILTVSPEETEWESLFRRIRDERAEPNPDAVAAIGTLADAPLHQGVISDVDDAEGEQLLRTFGVWDAMDSYTASEAVGRTKPDPAMFETALTKAGVEPAQAVMIGDRYEHDMDGGTEAGLWTAAYGAEDGPAVDIALDDLRELPDWLGISDGE, encoded by the coding sequence GTGAGCGAGAGTCCAGACGTCGAGGCCGTCTTCTGGGACATCGGGGGCGTCATCCTTCGGATGGAGTCCGTCCGGGCGGCCCACCGCGAGTTTGTCGAGCGCCTGTGTGCGGAGTACCCGGCGACTGCTGCTGCCGACGCGGCCCTCGAACAGTGGCGGTCGGTCCTCGGAACGTACTTCGGCGAGCGCGACGGGACGGCGTTCCGGCCGGCCCGCGAGGGCTACCGGCTGGCAGTCGACGAGATTCTGACAGTCAGCCCCGAGGAAACCGAGTGGGAATCGCTGTTCCGGAGAATCCGCGACGAACGGGCCGAACCCAACCCCGATGCCGTCGCGGCCATCGGGACGCTGGCGGACGCGCCGCTGCATCAGGGCGTCATCAGCGACGTGGACGACGCCGAGGGCGAACAACTGTTGCGGACCTTCGGGGTCTGGGACGCGATGGATTCGTACACCGCCTCGGAGGCCGTCGGTCGGACCAAGCCCGACCCGGCGATGTTCGAAACGGCACTGACAAAGGCCGGGGTCGAACCGGCACAGGCCGTGATGATCGGTGACCGCTACGAGCACGACATGGACGGCGGGACGGAGGCCGGACTGTGGACGGCCGCCTACGGGGCTGAGGACGGACCCGCCGTGGATATCGCGCTCGACGACCTCCGGGAATTGCCGGACTGGCTCGGAATCTCGGACGGGGAGTGA
- a CDS encoding ABC transporter ATP-binding protein has product MTLLSVDGLAKQFGGLVAVDDLSFGVESGEILGLIGPNGSGKTTVFNCIMSIYAVTSGTVRFGGTDITDDKTHQIVNRGLSRVSQESNPIGSMTVRENIELFTFPNSVRSFDGGASDEAIASYAARVDIEDALDDDPGSLPHADVRRLEIAKALATEPDLLLLDEPFAGLNQTEVRQLSEQFKSFREQGITMVVVDHNMRGLMDLVDRVVVLHNGQKLAAGDPADIVGDERVQDAYLAGEVSAVQ; this is encoded by the coding sequence GTGACGCTGCTGTCGGTCGACGGGCTGGCCAAGCAGTTCGGCGGCCTCGTCGCCGTCGACGACCTCTCCTTTGGCGTCGAGAGCGGCGAGATACTCGGCCTCATCGGCCCCAACGGCTCCGGCAAGACGACCGTGTTCAACTGCATCATGAGTATCTACGCGGTGACCAGCGGAACGGTGCGCTTCGGCGGCACAGATATTACGGACGACAAGACACACCAGATTGTCAACCGTGGACTGTCGCGCGTCTCTCAGGAGTCCAATCCAATCGGGTCGATGACCGTCCGAGAGAACATCGAGCTGTTCACCTTCCCCAACAGCGTCCGCTCGTTCGACGGCGGCGCGAGCGACGAGGCAATCGCGAGCTACGCCGCACGGGTCGATATCGAGGACGCTCTCGACGACGACCCCGGCTCCCTGCCCCACGCCGACGTTCGCCGCCTCGAAATCGCGAAGGCACTGGCGACGGAGCCGGACCTCCTCTTGCTCGACGAGCCCTTCGCCGGCTTGAACCAGACGGAGGTCCGGCAGCTTTCAGAGCAGTTCAAGTCGTTCCGCGAGCAGGGCATCACCATGGTCGTCGTCGACCACAACATGCGCGGCCTGATGGACCTCGTCGACCGGGTCGTCGTGTTGCACAACGGCCAGAAGCTGGCAGCCGGTGACCCGGCCGACATCGTCGGTGACGAACGGGTCCAGGACGCCTACCTCGCCGGGGAGGTGAGTGCGGTCCAATGA
- a CDS encoding ABC transporter substrate-binding protein, with protein sequence MADPTSTPSDSSTAYTNSIGRRSFIRATGASTALGLFAGCSGDGGGGGENPDGGGGISETVTIGHLAPLNNPLGVGSKRSAEMAVAEINDDGGIADQTVELVTKDTRASPSEARTVAGELVRQEEVDAIVGTFSSEVTQSIMDLVSEFNTPFLVTGSAAPSTVTEFVASDYERYKNTFRVGPVNSHFQAEVISQYAGHLSDRHGWNTFAVVADDAEWTTVFRNRLVDLLKEADLDVPMVNGLATDTTSFGSVLDDVDAAGADAMFRFFAHINGGPMAARWAQGEYEFGIEGVHVASMLPAYYQLTEGAAAYETTTQSGAAGVTDITSKTVPFTEAYMEAYGDADDPPSKPMYMGFVTYDAIHVFKNAAERAGTVDQENNLDTIVDALLQTDFTGVAGQIQFYGADETYAHDLREERDGDGVITNYPLTQWREDGSLECVYPEGLQTAEHAAPPWMG encoded by the coding sequence ATGGCAGACCCAACGAGCACACCCAGCGACAGCAGCACAGCATATACCAACAGCATCGGTCGGCGGTCATTCATCAGAGCGACCGGGGCGAGCACGGCGCTCGGACTGTTCGCCGGCTGCAGCGGTGATGGCGGCGGTGGTGGGGAGAACCCCGATGGAGGTGGTGGCATCTCCGAGACGGTCACCATCGGCCACCTTGCACCGCTGAACAACCCGCTCGGCGTTGGCTCGAAGCGGTCGGCGGAGATGGCGGTCGCCGAAATCAACGACGACGGTGGTATCGCCGACCAGACCGTCGAACTCGTTACGAAGGACACGCGGGCGTCGCCGTCCGAGGCGCGCACCGTCGCAGGCGAGTTGGTCCGACAGGAGGAAGTCGACGCCATCGTCGGCACGTTCTCCAGCGAGGTGACCCAGTCTATCATGGACCTCGTGTCGGAGTTCAATACGCCGTTTCTGGTCACCGGCTCCGCCGCGCCGAGTACCGTCACGGAGTTCGTCGCGTCCGACTACGAGCGCTACAAGAACACGTTCCGGGTCGGGCCGGTGAACTCCCACTTCCAGGCGGAGGTCATCAGCCAGTACGCCGGCCACCTCTCGGACCGCCACGGATGGAACACGTTCGCTGTCGTCGCCGACGACGCCGAGTGGACGACGGTGTTCCGGAACCGGCTGGTCGACCTGCTGAAGGAGGCGGACTTGGACGTGCCGATGGTGAATGGGCTGGCAACTGATACCACCTCATTCGGGTCGGTGCTTGACGATGTGGACGCGGCGGGTGCGGACGCGATGTTCCGCTTCTTCGCACACATCAACGGCGGGCCGATGGCGGCCCGCTGGGCACAGGGCGAGTACGAGTTCGGCATCGAGGGAGTGCACGTCGCGTCGATGCTGCCGGCGTACTACCAGCTCACCGAAGGCGCGGCGGCTTACGAGACGACGACACAGTCCGGCGCGGCGGGTGTCACCGACATCACGTCGAAGACGGTCCCGTTCACGGAGGCGTACATGGAGGCGTACGGCGACGCCGATGACCCGCCGAGCAAGCCGATGTACATGGGCTTTGTGACCTACGACGCGATACACGTCTTCAAGAACGCCGCCGAGCGCGCCGGTACCGTCGACCAGGAGAACAACCTCGATACAATTGTCGACGCGCTGCTCCAGACTGACTTCACCGGTGTGGCCGGGCAAATCCAGTTCTACGGGGCCGACGAGACGTACGCTCACGACCTGCGAGAGGAGCGAGACGGTGACGGCGTCATCACGAACTACCCGCTTACCCAGTGGCGCGAAGACGGCTCGCTCGAATGTGTCTACCCGGAGGGCTTGCAGACAGCCGAACACGCCGCGCCGCCGTGGATGGGGTGA